Genomic window (Sediminispirochaeta smaragdinae DSM 11293):
AGAATCAGGCACAGTCGCGCTGCGGTGTTGAGAAGCTCGTAAAGTGCATGCTCTTAGTCCGAATGCCATGATGGGAAATAATCCGATTTTGTCGCGTCAGCAAAGGGAGATATGAATGATTTGCAAAACTCTGGTTACCGGTTTTCCTCGGATTGGGGAAAACAGAGAGCTGAAAAGGGCCCTCGAACACTATTGGTCGAAAACTGCTTCGCTTCAGGAGCTCCGCGCAACGGCTGCCGAGTTACGAAAACGGCATTGGCTGTTCCAAAAAAGACAAAACATCGACTTTATCAGCTCAAATGATTTCAGCTATTACGACAATATGCTTGACACCATTGTGATGCTGAATGCCGTTCCCGACCGCTTTTCCGGTATCGAGGATGAGACCGAGCGTTATTTTGCCATGGCAAGAGGGACGGCTGGAGCTTCAGCCATGACCATGTCCAAATGGTTTGATACGAACTATCACTATATCGTTCCTGAGCTTTCCGGGACGCTTGATTTTCGCCTTTGTCCCGGAAAAATCTTGACTGAGTATGCCGAAGCTAAGAAACTCGGGGTAAAAACAAAAATAAATGTGATAGGCCCCATTACCTTTATGGGCCTATCACGGGCTTCCAAAGGTGAAAACCCTTTCGGCTATGCGAGTCGCATCATACCGCTCTACAAAGAACTTTTGGCAAGGTGTGCGGAGCTGGATGATACCCTTTATATTCAGATGGAAGAGCCTTATCTTGTGAAGAATCCGACTGCGGAGGTTCTTGCTCTGCTTAAAGCGGCATATCAGGACCTGGCTTCCGTCAGCTCCAATATTCGGATTATCGTGACAAGCTACTTTGAGCACTCGAACGAGACAACGAAAATTCTTGCAGAAACTCCTATCTGGGGGCTGGGCCTTGATTTCGTCCACGGCCCTCAAAATATTCAGGGATTGAAATACGCAAAGGGTAAAAAAATTTTTGCCGGTGTTGTCGACGGACGCAATATTTGGAGGAATGATCTTGGTGCCTCTCTTTTTCTCCTTGAGAAAATCTCAGATATGGTCGGTAGGGAACAGGTCGTTGTTTCCACGAGTTGTTCTCTTCTCCATGTTCCTTATTCGCTTCAGAATGAGCCTGAAAGTGATATTAAGCAGCATCTTGCTTTCTGCTGTGAGAAGGTCGAAGAGTTGGCTTTGCTCGGTAGAGTCTTTCGGGGTGAGGTAGTATTGGATTCGGATAACATAGGTATGAAAACGGCCAGGAGCCGAACCCCCAGCACACAACACGATGGTCCGGCCGATATCGCGTTCGGAGAGCGAAAGGTGCGTGCCGGTGATTTTGCCGAGAGAAACGCCCTTCAGCGAAGGAAATTCCATTTGCCGAAACTTCCGACGACGACAATCGGCAGCTTTCCTCAGACTCAGGAATTAAGAAGGTTGAGACGGGATTTCAAAAAACGTGCTATATCGGAAGAGGCGTATGAACAGGGTATAAAGACCTATATTGATGACTGTATTGCATTTCAAGAGGAAATTGGCCTTGATGTTCTGGTTCATGGGGAGCCCGAGCGAAACGATATGGTTGAGTATTTCGGCGAAATGCTTAAGGGTTTCCATTTTACCGACAACGGATGGGTGCAAAGCTATGGGAGCCGCTGTGTAAAACCTCCTATCATATATGGCGATATCAGCCGGACGAAACCCATGACCGTACGCTGGATCAGTTATGCCCAGAGGCGAAGTAAAAAGCCGGTCAAGGGGATGCTGACCGGGCCTGTGACAATCCTCAACTGGTCTTTTGTCCGGGAAGATATCCCCCGCCCTCTTGTGGCGCGGCAGATTGCTGCTGCCTTATGTGAGGAAGTGGCGGATCTCCAGGCTGCCGGGATCTCGATCATCCAGGTCGACGAGGCTGCTTTTCGCGAAGGCTACCCCTTGCGCAAGGAGAATGTTTCCGCATATGAGCGGTGGGCGGTCGATAGTTTCCGTTTGGCTGTTTCTTCTGCGGCTAAAGAGACCCAAATCCACACACATATGTGCTATAGCGATTTTACCGACATTATAAAAACGATTGAGGCCATGGATGCCGATGTCATAACGATTGAAACGGCCAGGGGCGGCAATCGGCTCCTGGATGTGTTTGAACGGGAAGGCTACCACAATGAAATCGGTCCAGGCGTGTACGATATCCACTCCCCCCGCATCCCTTCGGAAGATGAATTTGAGAAGCAGATTTTTTCTCGTCTCGAGGTTCTTGATGGAAAACGCATGTGGATTAATCCCGACTGTGGCCTGAAAACACGAAGATGGGAAGAGGTTCGCCCTGCTTTGCAGCACATGGTATCCGCTACCCGAAACGTCAGGCTCACTCTGGAGAGAAACGAGACTTCTCTAACATAATAATATAGATTCTTCATCGTCCCTTGCTTGACAGAAATAGCAAGGGACGGTACTATGCAAATGTTAGGAATGCCTAATTAAGGAAGGACTGATGCACAATACCTTTGCAATGAAATTTGGGCTTGATAGAGGCCGGCGGCATATGTTTCACGGACATGGTCACAGAAATCACCACTGTCAGGAGATGGGCTCTGTGGTATTAAGTGGTGTGGATGCCGGAAGCTCTGTGCGCGTGGTATGTCTTTTCGGAGGCCAGGATGCCAAGCGCAAACTCCTCGATATGGGTCTTGTGCCCGGTGAACTCCTCAAGGTTGTTCAAAATGATAGCGACGGGCCGCTTTTACTGCAGGTACAAGGGAGTCGACTCATGATAGGGAGAGGTCTTGCTGATAAGATTCGTGTCGCTGCAGCATAGGTTGCATTTTTTTGAGAAGGTTTTTTTGTGGCAAATATTAGGCAATCCTAATATAAAGAACATTGCCTAACTATATCAAATGAAAATAGGGGGAAGTATGGGGCAGCTCAAGGAATTTCGAGCCGGTGATAACGGAACCGTTATTGGATTCGCTCCAGGTTCTGCACAATGGAAGAGTCGGCTTCTTGCGATGGGAATGACCGTAGGAACGGCGTTTCAGGTGGAGCGTGTAGCACCACTGGGGGATCCCGTGGAAATAATGGTTCGGGGCAGCCGGATCACACTTAGGAAGGGCGAAGCAGAAGCGCTTCTTGTTGAAAGGAGAGTATCATGAAACGAGTAGAAGGTGGTGCCTCGGTGAGCAATTTCACCATAGCTCTTGCCGGAAACCCGAATTGCGGAAAGACAACGCTTTTTAATGCTCTAACCGGTGGAAATCAACGGATAGGAAACTGGCCGGGCGTTACGGTTGAAAAAAAAGAGGGCTGGCTTTCCGGAAGTAAACAGCGAAAGGTGGTAGACCTTCCCGGTATTTACAGCCTGAATGCCGGTAGTGA
Coding sequences:
- the metE gene encoding 5-methyltetrahydropteroyltriglutamate--homocysteine S-methyltransferase codes for the protein MICKTLVTGFPRIGENRELKRALEHYWSKTASLQELRATAAELRKRHWLFQKRQNIDFISSNDFSYYDNMLDTIVMLNAVPDRFSGIEDETERYFAMARGTAGASAMTMSKWFDTNYHYIVPELSGTLDFRLCPGKILTEYAEAKKLGVKTKINVIGPITFMGLSRASKGENPFGYASRIIPLYKELLARCAELDDTLYIQMEEPYLVKNPTAEVLALLKAAYQDLASVSSNIRIIVTSYFEHSNETTKILAETPIWGLGLDFVHGPQNIQGLKYAKGKKIFAGVVDGRNIWRNDLGASLFLLEKISDMVGREQVVVSTSCSLLHVPYSLQNEPESDIKQHLAFCCEKVEELALLGRVFRGEVVLDSDNIGMKTARSRTPSTQHDGPADIAFGERKVRAGDFAERNALQRRKFHLPKLPTTTIGSFPQTQELRRLRRDFKKRAISEEAYEQGIKTYIDDCIAFQEEIGLDVLVHGEPERNDMVEYFGEMLKGFHFTDNGWVQSYGSRCVKPPIIYGDISRTKPMTVRWISYAQRRSKKPVKGMLTGPVTILNWSFVREDIPRPLVARQIAAALCEEVADLQAAGISIIQVDEAAFREGYPLRKENVSAYERWAVDSFRLAVSSAAKETQIHTHMCYSDFTDIIKTIEAMDADVITIETARGGNRLLDVFEREGYHNEIGPGVYDIHSPRIPSEDEFEKQIFSRLEVLDGKRMWINPDCGLKTRRWEEVRPALQHMVSATRNVRLTLERNETSLT
- a CDS encoding FeoA family protein; this encodes MHNTFAMKFGLDRGRRHMFHGHGHRNHHCQEMGSVVLSGVDAGSSVRVVCLFGGQDAKRKLLDMGLVPGELLKVVQNDSDGPLLLQVQGSRLMIGRGLADKIRVAAA
- a CDS encoding FeoA family protein; its protein translation is MGQLKEFRAGDNGTVIGFAPGSAQWKSRLLAMGMTVGTAFQVERVAPLGDPVEIMVRGSRITLRKGEAEALLVERRVS